One window of the Conexibacter sp. SYSU D00693 genome contains the following:
- a CDS encoding universal stress protein gives MFGSIVVGTDGSDTARKAVDQAVQLAESTGSKLLVVSAYEPVSDARLREEAAQVPGDLQWMVNPREDVDATLRAAAEEAGERGVTVETFARQGDPADAILDVAEERDAGLIVVGNKGMTGAKRFLLGSVPNKVSHHAPCSVLIIRTT, from the coding sequence ATGTTCGGATCGATCGTGGTGGGGACCGACGGGTCGGACACGGCGCGCAAGGCCGTCGACCAGGCCGTGCAGCTCGCGGAGTCCACGGGCTCCAAGCTCCTGGTCGTCAGTGCCTACGAGCCGGTGTCGGACGCGCGCCTGCGCGAGGAGGCCGCGCAGGTGCCGGGCGACCTCCAGTGGATGGTCAACCCGCGCGAGGACGTCGACGCCACCCTGCGTGCCGCGGCCGAGGAGGCCGGGGAGCGGGGTGTGACGGTCGAGACCTTCGCCCGCCAGGGCGACCCGGCCGACGCGATCCTCGACGTCGCCGAGGAGCGCGACGCCGGGCTCATCGTGGTCGGCAACAAGGGCATGACGGGCGCCAAGCGCTTCCTGCTGGGCTCCGTGCCCAACAAGGTCAGCCACCACGCCCCCTGCAGCGTCCTCATCATCCGCACGACCTAG
- the hemW gene encoding radical SAM family heme chaperone HemW, protein MTSGSPAQLSFYVHVPFCATRCGYCDFVTYTADELPGGGAREAWADVLLRELDVARRELGPREVATVFFGGGTPTLLPARDLARVLEGIDARFGLAPGAEVTTEANPETVDPAKLADLRAAGFSRVSLGMQHVAPHVLDVLERVHAPGRPVQAAREARAAGFEHVSLDLIYGTPGETAADWDQALDAVLDAGVDHVSAYALIVEPGTRLAARVRRGEVREPDDDELAERYEQADARLAAAGLRWYEISNWAASDAARCHHNIAYWTGRDWWGAGPGAHSHVDGVRWWNAKHPTAWAERVTAGEVPAAGREVLTARERRTERLLLEVRLAEGLDAALLGPHGSRAAQRLADDGLVVVRDGRVVLTRRGRRLADTVTLALDDDRDAARAA, encoded by the coding sequence GTGACCTCGGGGTCGCCCGCCCAGCTGTCGTTCTACGTCCACGTGCCGTTCTGCGCGACGCGCTGCGGCTACTGCGACTTCGTCACCTACACGGCCGACGAGCTGCCGGGCGGAGGCGCGCGCGAGGCGTGGGCCGACGTGCTCCTGCGCGAGCTCGACGTCGCGCGGCGCGAGCTCGGCCCGCGCGAGGTCGCGACGGTCTTCTTCGGCGGCGGCACGCCCACCCTCCTGCCCGCCCGCGACCTCGCGCGCGTGCTCGAGGGCATCGACGCGCGCTTCGGCCTCGCGCCCGGCGCCGAGGTCACCACGGAGGCCAACCCCGAGACCGTCGACCCCGCGAAGCTCGCCGACCTGCGCGCCGCCGGCTTCTCGCGCGTGTCGCTGGGCATGCAGCACGTCGCGCCGCACGTGCTCGACGTGCTCGAGCGCGTCCACGCGCCGGGCCGTCCGGTGCAGGCCGCGCGCGAGGCCCGCGCCGCCGGCTTCGAGCACGTCTCGCTGGACCTCATCTACGGCACGCCGGGCGAGACCGCCGCCGACTGGGACCAGGCGCTCGACGCCGTCCTGGACGCCGGCGTCGACCACGTCAGCGCGTACGCGCTGATCGTCGAGCCGGGGACGCGACTGGCGGCCCGCGTGCGCCGCGGGGAGGTCCGCGAGCCCGACGACGACGAGCTCGCCGAGCGCTACGAGCAGGCCGACGCGCGGCTCGCGGCCGCGGGGCTGCGCTGGTACGAGATCTCGAACTGGGCCGCGTCGGACGCCGCGCGCTGCCACCACAACATCGCCTACTGGACCGGCCGGGACTGGTGGGGCGCCGGGCCGGGCGCCCACTCGCACGTCGACGGGGTGCGATGGTGGAACGCCAAGCACCCGACGGCCTGGGCCGAGCGGGTGACCGCCGGGGAGGTCCCCGCCGCCGGGCGCGAGGTGCTGACCGCGCGCGAGCGCCGTACGGAGCGCCTCCTGCTCGAGGTCCGCCTCGCCGAGGGCCTCGACGCCGCCCTGCTCGGACCCCATGGATCGCGGGCCGCGCAGCGCCTCGCGGACGACGGCCTCGTCGTCGTGCGCGACGGCCGCGTCGTGCTCACCCGCCGTGGCCGGCGGCTCGCCGACACCGTCACGCTGGCGCTCGACGACGACCGAGACGCCGCCCGCGCCGCCTAG
- the tadA gene encoding tRNA adenosine(34) deaminase TadA, producing MTARVQPLGHDDDWMALALDEARAAEAHGDVPIGAVVVAGDGRVLGAGHNERELREDPTAHAEVLALQRAAAALGSWRVLDATLYVTLEPCTMCAGAIVLSRVPRVVFGCTDPKAGAAGSVLDVLAQPQLNHRPEVVGGVRADECAEVLRAFFRARR from the coding sequence ATGACGGCTCGCGTGCAGCCGCTTGGACACGATGACGACTGGATGGCGCTCGCCCTCGATGAGGCACGGGCGGCCGAGGCGCACGGCGACGTGCCGATCGGCGCGGTCGTCGTGGCCGGCGACGGGCGCGTGCTCGGCGCAGGGCACAACGAGCGCGAGCTGCGCGAGGACCCGACGGCGCACGCCGAGGTGCTCGCCCTCCAGCGCGCCGCCGCCGCGCTGGGCTCGTGGCGGGTGCTCGACGCGACGCTCTACGTGACCCTCGAGCCCTGCACCATGTGCGCGGGCGCGATCGTGCTGTCGCGGGTCCCGCGGGTCGTCTTCGGCTGCACGGACCCGAAGGCCGGCGCGGCCGGCTCCGTGCTCGACGTCCTGGCCCAGCCGCAGCTCAACCACCGGCCCGAGGTCGTCGGGGGCGTGCGGGCGGACGAGTGCGCCGAGGTGCTGCGGGCGTTCTTCCGCGCGCGGCGCTAG
- a CDS encoding S8 family serine peptidase — MRPALLALAAAGALLGAPAAAHGADAVPGEVVVATEGHATAAAAGGPQFHTVRTTDVQGTIRRLRRQDGVRYAVRNVKARAAAFMPDDVWQGHPWPTIQWNFAGPFGVNAPAAWEHLIAAGRPGGAGVVVAVLDTGVAYRQRGEYLQSPDLDPAQFVAGYDFVDGDPYANDANGHGTHVASTIGEQTNNGTGLTGLAYGTKLMPVRVLDDRGEGDAATIAKGVRYAARRGAQVINLSLEFSADVRPRDIPQLLDAIDYAHGRGAVIVGASGNEADAVAYPARAAPVISVGSTTEHGCLSDFSNRGFGLDLVAPGGGPDELLAQPECRPRGRRGQNIAQITLVGKERRSFGIPGNYKGTSMAVPHVSAAAALVIASGVLGERPSPVAVERRLETTARDLGPTGRDRHYGAGLLDAGRATDPAVPVTP; from the coding sequence ATGCGCCCTGCCCTCCTCGCCCTCGCCGCCGCCGGCGCCCTCCTGGGTGCGCCCGCCGCCGCGCACGGGGCCGACGCCGTCCCCGGCGAGGTCGTCGTCGCGACCGAGGGCCACGCGACCGCGGCGGCCGCCGGCGGGCCGCAGTTCCACACGGTCCGGACGACGGACGTGCAGGGCACCATCCGCCGCCTGCGCCGGCAGGACGGCGTCCGCTACGCCGTCCGCAACGTGAAGGCGCGTGCCGCGGCGTTCATGCCCGACGACGTCTGGCAGGGCCACCCGTGGCCGACGATCCAGTGGAACTTCGCCGGGCCGTTCGGCGTCAACGCGCCGGCCGCCTGGGAGCACCTCATCGCCGCCGGGCGCCCGGGCGGCGCCGGCGTCGTCGTCGCGGTGCTGGACACGGGCGTCGCCTACCGCCAGCGCGGCGAGTACCTCCAGTCGCCCGACCTCGACCCCGCCCAGTTCGTCGCGGGCTACGACTTCGTCGACGGCGATCCGTACGCCAACGACGCCAACGGCCACGGCACGCACGTCGCGTCGACCATCGGCGAGCAGACGAACAACGGCACCGGCCTCACCGGCCTGGCCTACGGCACGAAGCTCATGCCCGTCCGGGTGCTCGACGACCGCGGCGAGGGCGACGCCGCGACGATCGCCAAGGGCGTGCGCTACGCCGCCCGGCGCGGCGCGCAGGTCATCAACCTCTCGCTCGAGTTCTCCGCCGACGTCCGCCCGCGCGACATCCCGCAGCTGCTGGACGCCATCGACTACGCGCACGGGCGCGGGGCCGTCATCGTCGGCGCCTCGGGCAACGAGGCCGACGCGGTCGCCTACCCCGCACGCGCGGCGCCGGTCATCTCCGTGGGCTCGACGACCGAGCACGGCTGCCTGTCGGACTTCTCCAACCGCGGCTTCGGCCTGGACCTCGTCGCCCCCGGCGGCGGACCCGACGAGCTCCTCGCCCAGCCCGAGTGCCGGCCCCGCGGCCGGCGCGGGCAGAACATCGCCCAGATCACGCTCGTCGGCAAGGAGCGCCGGAGCTTCGGCATCCCCGGCAACTACAAGGGCACGTCGATGGCCGTCCCGCACGTCTCGGCCGCCGCCGCGCTCGTCATCGCCAGCGGGGTGCTCGGCGAGCGCCCGTCGCCGGTGGCCGTGGAGCGCCGGCTCGAGACGACCGCGCGCGACCTCGGCCCGACGGGCCGCGACCGCCACTACGGCGCGGGTCTGCTGGACGCGGGCCGCGCGACCGACCCCGCCGTCCCCGTCACCCCGTAG
- a CDS encoding thiol-disulfide oxidoreductase DCC family protein: MLVLWDRDCGFCAFVLTTLLRADRRGEVRVATIQSPEGQRLLADLPPERRLASWHVVLDDGRRLSGGEALTAALRELGPATRPLGALTGAMPGVTDRSYRWVAGHRRLLSRPIPRALKERARDQLARR, translated from the coding sequence GTGCTCGTCCTCTGGGACCGGGACTGCGGCTTCTGCGCCTTCGTCCTCACGACCCTCCTGCGCGCCGACCGGCGCGGCGAGGTGCGCGTCGCCACGATCCAGTCGCCGGAGGGCCAGCGCCTGCTCGCCGACCTGCCCCCGGAGCGCCGCCTGGCGTCGTGGCACGTGGTGCTCGACGACGGCCGGCGCCTCTCGGGCGGGGAGGCCCTCACCGCGGCGCTGCGCGAGCTCGGTCCGGCGACCAGGCCGCTCGGTGCCCTCACGGGCGCGATGCCCGGCGTGACCGACCGGTCCTACCGGTGGGTCGCCGGGCACCGGCGCCTGCTCTCGCGGCCGATCCCGCGCGCGCTCAAGGAGCGCGCCCGCGATCAGCTCGCCCGCCGGTAG
- a CDS encoding NlpC/P60 family protein, which yields MRRLAVLLTVVASAVAATPALAPAAGDGLEGARAKAVSWAVSQAGHRERGTTNCSARITRWERAMGLEAPPCQAWCGAFVHEAFRRAGVKLSARLIDPDRSYTDAVRGQRGLKAIPKGQVRPGDLLFFAFRRGLKASHIAIVRTKPSGGAVLTVEGNVAHAVRFARRGLKYPVLAARVTG from the coding sequence ATGCGCCGCCTGGCCGTCCTGCTCACCGTCGTCGCCAGCGCCGTGGCCGCCACGCCCGCGCTCGCCCCCGCGGCCGGCGACGGGCTCGAGGGCGCCCGCGCGAAGGCCGTCAGCTGGGCCGTGTCGCAGGCCGGCCACCGCGAGCGTGGGACGACGAACTGCTCGGCGCGCATCACGAGGTGGGAGCGCGCGATGGGGCTCGAGGCGCCGCCGTGCCAGGCCTGGTGCGGGGCGTTCGTCCACGAGGCGTTCCGCCGGGCCGGCGTCAAGCTCTCGGCGCGGCTCATCGACCCCGACCGCTCGTACACCGACGCGGTCCGCGGCCAGCGCGGGCTCAAGGCGATCCCGAAGGGCCAGGTCCGCCCCGGCGACCTCCTGTTCTTCGCCTTCCGCCGCGGGCTCAAGGCGTCCCACATCGCGATCGTGCGCACGAAGCCGAGCGGCGGCGCGGTGCTCACCGTCGAGGGCAACGTCGCCCACGCGGTCCGCTTCGCGCGCCGCGGCCTGAAGTACCCGGTGCTCGCCGCGCGCGTCACCGGCTGA
- a CDS encoding diguanylate cyclase, which produces MTGAAASVVVVDDDAVVRTALERHLVSRGHRVSCAADGHGGITIARLARPDVVLLDLELPDVHGLDVLERLGAGPSTAGVPVVVLTGSTEEEMLVEALRRGAHDFVAKPPRWPVLDARLGGAIRVKRLQDELRAANEDLARQAATDPLTGLPNRRQGTLLLERARASCREAVVLKIDVDRFKQINDTLGHAAGDEALREVGQALRGALRTDDELARWGGDEFVAVLHDTRLDEATFAAERLRRAVALHPPLVGLGGVSVSVGVARLGDAGVEPALASADGAMYAAKGAGRDAVRTGG; this is translated from the coding sequence GTGACCGGAGCCGCCGCATCGGTCGTCGTCGTCGACGACGACGCCGTCGTGCGCACCGCGCTCGAGCGGCACCTGGTCTCCCGCGGCCACCGCGTGAGCTGCGCCGCCGACGGTCACGGCGGCATCACGATCGCGCGGCTCGCCCGGCCCGACGTCGTCCTGCTCGACCTCGAGCTGCCCGACGTCCACGGGCTCGACGTCCTCGAGCGCCTCGGCGCCGGCCCTTCCACGGCGGGCGTCCCCGTCGTCGTGCTCACCGGCTCGACGGAGGAGGAGATGCTCGTCGAGGCCCTGCGCCGCGGCGCCCACGACTTCGTCGCCAAGCCGCCGCGCTGGCCGGTGCTCGACGCGCGCCTCGGCGGCGCCATCCGCGTCAAGCGCCTCCAGGACGAGCTGCGCGCCGCCAACGAGGACCTCGCCCGCCAGGCGGCGACGGACCCGCTGACCGGGCTGCCCAACCGCCGCCAGGGGACGCTCCTGCTCGAGCGCGCCCGCGCCTCGTGCCGCGAGGCGGTCGTCCTCAAGATCGACGTCGACCGCTTCAAGCAGATCAACGACACACTCGGCCACGCCGCGGGCGACGAGGCCCTGCGCGAGGTCGGCCAGGCGCTGCGCGGGGCGCTGCGCACCGACGACGAGCTCGCCCGCTGGGGCGGCGACGAGTTCGTGGCGGTCCTCCACGACACGCGGCTCGACGAGGCGACGTTCGCCGCCGAGCGCCTGCGCCGCGCCGTCGCGCTGCACCCGCCGCTCGTCGGCCTGGGCGGGGTCTCGGTCTCCGTCGGGGTCGCCCGCCTCGGCGACGCGGGCGTCGAGCCGGCCCTCGCGTCGGCCGACGGGGCGATGTACGCCGCCAAGGGCGCCGGCCGCGACGCGGTCCGCACCGGCGGCTGA
- a CDS encoding globin-coupled sensor protein → MAATASNPASSVDTQGRPVHVSQQNWRDLLALTGLNTRDLELLGGTSLEGRGKEVVESFYSRILQVPELRQIIEDNSSVDRLAGTLERYFATVVSGVVDDGRMTGIERIGVVHDRIDLPIQAFLCAMLGIDRVVIPALIELYQDDPTTLAQAIMAYRKVTTGDLALVTQSFLDAREGKIGTLIGEIEQQTVTLGEQQGELTTRAETLAAAAQQSHASATELSSVSGEVESQAGSGKEQIGLCVELASNGEQVIAETERASSEMGVAVDAIREEVTDLTEQIRRTSTIVKSIGEIADQTNLLALNAAIEAARAGENGRGFAVVAEEVRKLADLTRSSLKDITELNERSLKAINNVDGAVGTTAEKASSVGDQAVAAKDSFVSIAEAVRGTAQILEEIAGGMTMVSRSADELTQISKNVAGTAEGMNGLATSLSHTVEQAQNTIEQARGGK, encoded by the coding sequence ATGGCTGCGACCGCTTCCAACCCCGCCTCCTCCGTCGACACGCAGGGGCGCCCCGTCCACGTCTCCCAGCAGAACTGGCGTGACCTGCTGGCGCTGACCGGCCTCAACACGCGCGACCTCGAGCTGCTCGGCGGCACCTCGCTCGAGGGCCGCGGCAAGGAGGTCGTCGAGTCCTTCTACTCCCGCATCCTGCAGGTGCCGGAGCTCCGCCAGATCATCGAGGACAACTCGAGCGTCGACCGCCTCGCCGGGACCCTCGAGCGCTACTTCGCGACCGTCGTCAGCGGCGTCGTCGACGACGGCCGCATGACCGGCATCGAGCGCATCGGCGTCGTCCACGACCGCATCGACCTGCCGATTCAGGCCTTCCTGTGCGCGATGCTCGGCATCGACCGCGTCGTCATCCCGGCGCTCATCGAGCTCTACCAGGACGACCCGACCACGCTGGCCCAGGCGATCATGGCCTACCGCAAGGTCACGACGGGCGACCTCGCCCTCGTCACGCAGTCCTTCCTGGACGCCCGCGAGGGCAAGATCGGGACGCTGATCGGCGAGATCGAGCAGCAGACCGTGACCCTCGGCGAGCAGCAGGGCGAGCTGACGACGCGCGCCGAGACCCTGGCCGCCGCGGCGCAGCAGTCGCACGCCTCCGCCACCGAGCTCTCGAGCGTCTCCGGCGAGGTCGAGTCGCAGGCCGGCAGCGGCAAGGAGCAGATCGGCCTCTGCGTCGAGCTGGCCTCCAACGGCGAGCAGGTCATCGCCGAGACGGAGCGCGCCTCGTCGGAGATGGGCGTCGCCGTCGACGCGATCCGCGAGGAGGTCACCGACCTCACCGAGCAGATCCGCCGCACCTCGACGATCGTGAAGTCCATCGGCGAGATCGCCGACCAGACGAACCTCCTGGCGCTCAACGCCGCCATCGAGGCCGCCCGCGCGGGCGAGAACGGCCGCGGCTTCGCCGTCGTCGCCGAGGAGGTCCGCAAGCTGGCCGACCTCACCCGCTCGTCGCTGAAGGACATCACCGAGCTCAACGAGCGCTCGCTGAAGGCCATCAACAACGTCGACGGCGCCGTCGGCACGACCGCCGAGAAGGCGAGCTCCGTGGGCGACCAGGCCGTCGCCGCCAAGGACTCGTTCGTCTCGATCGCCGAGGCCGTCCGCGGCACGGCGCAGATCCTCGAGGAGATCGCCGGCGGCATGACCATGGTGTCGCGCTCGGCCGACGAGCTCACGCAGATCTCCAAGAACGTCGCCGGCACGGCCGAGGGCATGAACGGCCTGGCGACCTCGCTGTCGCACACCGTCGAGCAGGCCCAGAACACCATCGAGCAGGCCCGCGGCGGCAAGTAG
- a CDS encoding tyrosine-protein phosphatase produces MIDLHCHVLPGIDDGPEDLEEALGLCRAQVAAGITTVVATPHVAWEFPDNDAARIAAGVASVRDALAREELDLQVLPGAEVALTQAAELDDEELRALTLGGGPWLLLEPPLSPAAPDFEFVLQGLAARGHRLLVAHPERIPAFLRDREVVERCVAEGMLMQVTAGSFVGRFGRDVQRFAMGMLQDGLVHNVASDAHGPSLRRPPGVREQLERVGYGDWVDHLCRAVPEALLAGTEPPEPPEQPTLRRRLFGGLRRAS; encoded by the coding sequence GTGATCGACCTCCACTGCCACGTCCTGCCCGGCATCGACGACGGGCCCGAGGACCTCGAGGAGGCCCTCGGCCTCTGTCGCGCGCAGGTGGCCGCCGGGATCACGACGGTCGTGGCCACGCCGCACGTGGCATGGGAGTTCCCGGACAACGACGCCGCGCGCATCGCCGCGGGCGTCGCCAGCGTGCGCGACGCGCTCGCGCGCGAGGAGCTCGACCTGCAGGTCCTCCCGGGCGCCGAGGTGGCGCTGACGCAGGCCGCCGAGCTCGACGACGAGGAGCTGCGGGCGCTCACCCTCGGCGGCGGCCCGTGGCTGCTGCTCGAGCCGCCCCTCTCCCCCGCGGCGCCCGACTTCGAGTTCGTCCTGCAGGGCCTCGCGGCCCGCGGCCACCGGCTCCTCGTCGCCCACCCCGAGCGCATCCCCGCGTTCCTGCGCGACCGCGAGGTCGTCGAGCGCTGCGTCGCCGAGGGGATGCTCATGCAGGTGACGGCCGGTTCGTTCGTCGGGCGCTTCGGCCGCGACGTCCAGCGCTTCGCGATGGGGATGCTCCAGGACGGCCTGGTGCACAACGTCGCCTCCGATGCCCACGGCCCGTCGCTGCGCCGGCCGCCCGGCGTGCGCGAGCAGCTCGAGCGCGTCGGCTACGGCGACTGGGTCGACCACCTCTGCCGCGCGGTGCCCGAGGCGCTGCTGGCGGGGACCGAGCCGCCCGAGCCGCCCGAGCAGCCGACGCTGCGCCGCCGGCTCTTCGGCGGGCTCAGGCGAGCTTCGTGA
- a CDS encoding calcium-binding protein — MDAAMSSMCRVAAVLVLVLPVVGCASARAAELAGGFGPQRLEGRAGDDVLRGLSGDDVLRGGRGDDRLHGGSGNDHVDGGPGDDRIDGGDGDDALLGGPGHDFIVETGQGNELRIEGGSGDDYIDANSGDDLLVLAGSGDDVVRGGNGNDELFGEGGDDVLVGDRGIGVLHGGDGRDRIQVGSATGSYFGRGNGWPKVDGGEGDDEVQLLSPAQVICGGGWDVVVVRYAYAADDGIYRDGCEEVRVAPPPDGAADVLAGVVNRGKLVGGAAAAARGTPARDELGTASGTPGDDRLTIVTQDGRNFLPGLAWDGGTRWFPIVAPGDPTSLRVLLLGRAGDDLLTGGPAADHLEGEVGDDVLRGRGGGDQLYGRAHDDVLDGGDGDDVLEGGRGRDDLRGGPGRDRLNGGYDPDRLDGGPGNDRLTSVSGGRDRLDCGPGRDVAYVDRSDRVSGCERVRRR; from the coding sequence ATGGACGCCGCGATGTCCTCCATGTGCCGCGTGGCCGCCGTGCTCGTCCTCGTGCTGCCGGTCGTGGGCTGCGCCTCGGCCCGGGCTGCGGAGCTCGCGGGCGGCTTCGGCCCCCAGCGCCTCGAGGGCCGCGCAGGCGACGACGTCCTGCGCGGCTTGTCGGGCGACGACGTCCTGCGCGGCGGCCGCGGAGACGACCGCCTCCACGGGGGCAGCGGCAACGACCACGTCGACGGCGGTCCGGGCGACGACCGGATCGACGGCGGCGACGGCGACGACGCCCTGCTGGGCGGGCCCGGTCACGACTTCATCGTCGAGACCGGCCAGGGCAACGAACTGCGCATCGAGGGCGGCTCCGGGGACGACTACATCGACGCCAACAGCGGCGACGACCTGCTCGTGCTGGCCGGCAGCGGCGACGACGTCGTGCGGGGCGGCAACGGCAACGACGAGCTCTTCGGCGAGGGCGGCGACGACGTCCTGGTCGGCGACCGCGGCATCGGCGTCCTGCACGGGGGCGACGGCCGCGACCGCATCCAGGTCGGCTCGGCCACCGGCTCGTACTTCGGGCGGGGCAACGGCTGGCCGAAGGTCGACGGCGGCGAGGGTGACGACGAGGTCCAGCTCCTCAGCCCGGCGCAGGTCATCTGCGGCGGGGGCTGGGATGTGGTCGTGGTGCGCTACGCGTACGCGGCCGACGACGGCATCTACCGCGACGGCTGTGAGGAGGTGCGCGTCGCGCCTCCTCCGGACGGCGCGGCCGACGTCCTGGCCGGGGTCGTGAACCGCGGCAAGCTCGTCGGCGGCGCCGCGGCGGCCGCCCGCGGCACCCCCGCCCGCGACGAGCTCGGCACCGCCTCCGGCACGCCGGGCGACGACCGGCTGACGATCGTCACGCAGGACGGCCGCAACTTCCTGCCCGGCCTCGCCTGGGACGGTGGCACGCGCTGGTTCCCCATCGTCGCTCCGGGCGACCCGACCAGCCTGCGCGTCCTCCTCCTCGGCCGCGCCGGTGACGACCTCCTCACGGGCGGCCCGGCCGCCGACCACCTCGAAGGCGAGGTCGGCGACGACGTCCTGCGCGGCCGGGGCGGCGGCGACCAGCTCTACGGCCGCGCCCACGACGACGTCCTCGACGGCGGCGACGGTGACGACGTCCTCGAGGGCGGCCGCGGACGCGACGACCTCCGCGGCGGCCCGGGCAGGGATCGCCTCAACGGCGGCTACGACCCCGACCGCCTAGACGGCGGCCCGGGCAACGACCGGCTCACGAGCGTCAGCGGCGGCCGCGACCGCCTCGACTGCGGCCCGGGCCGCGACGTCGCGTACGTGGACCGCTCGGACCGCGTCAGCGGCTGCGAGCGCGTGCGCCGTCGCTGA
- a CDS encoding choice-of-anchor I family protein has protein sequence MHPLRLSLAAAATAAVAAAPATATAAPKPVGLVPLGTAVAPTSPSAEIAAFDAGTRRVFATNAAANRLDVYDLRTPSSPAFVTSIPLGSYGATPNSVDVSSKGVVAVAVEASPKTSPGTVAFFDARTLRARGAVTVGSQPDMVRFTPAGHRVLVANEGEPSSYGQPDSIDPEGTVSIVRPPVDQAGPSEVERIGFTSLDRRGVAGTHAGYPGHTFAQNAEPEYVAVDEESTTAWVTLQETNAVASIDLKLNALSGVRGLGRKEHGLPENAFDPSDRDGPNNGGKIDIRTAPVRGMSQPDAIAAYEVRDRTYLATANEGDARDWPGFSEEARVSSLTLDPTAFPNRVDLQKNPQLGRLNVSKVEGDTDGDGDVDELHSFGARSMSILSGTDLRMTYDTGAELEQTAAAFQPDLFNSEGTAATFDQRSDNKGPEPEGVGTVELGRRTLAVLGAERLGAIYTYDLTADPGRAVLVGYSPSSAGNVSPEGVDTVPADQSPTGRPLVLVSYEVSGTVGVYEVRDDLPG, from the coding sequence GTGCACCCGCTCCGCCTGTCCCTGGCCGCCGCTGCCACGGCCGCCGTCGCCGCCGCGCCGGCGACCGCCACGGCCGCCCCGAAGCCCGTCGGGCTCGTCCCGCTCGGCACCGCCGTCGCGCCCACCTCGCCGTCCGCGGAGATCGCGGCCTTCGACGCCGGCACGCGCCGCGTCTTCGCCACGAACGCCGCCGCCAACCGGCTCGACGTCTACGACCTGCGCACCCCGTCGTCGCCGGCGTTCGTCACGTCGATCCCGCTGGGGAGCTACGGCGCCACGCCGAACTCCGTCGACGTCTCGAGCAAGGGGGTCGTCGCCGTGGCCGTCGAGGCCTCGCCGAAGACCTCCCCGGGCACGGTCGCCTTCTTCGACGCCCGCACGCTGCGCGCCCGCGGCGCCGTGACCGTCGGCTCGCAGCCCGACATGGTCCGCTTCACCCCGGCCGGGCACCGTGTCCTCGTCGCCAACGAGGGTGAGCCGTCGAGCTACGGCCAGCCCGACAGCATCGACCCGGAGGGCACGGTCAGCATCGTCCGCCCGCCGGTCGACCAGGCCGGCCCGTCCGAGGTCGAGCGCATCGGCTTCACGTCGCTCGACCGGCGCGGCGTCGCCGGCACGCATGCCGGCTACCCCGGCCACACGTTCGCGCAGAACGCCGAGCCCGAGTACGTCGCCGTCGACGAGGAGAGCACGACCGCCTGGGTCACGCTCCAGGAGACCAACGCCGTCGCCTCGATCGACCTGAAGCTCAACGCCCTGTCCGGGGTGCGCGGCCTGGGTCGCAAGGAGCACGGCCTCCCCGAGAACGCGTTCGACCCGTCCGACCGCGACGGCCCGAACAACGGCGGCAAGATCGACATCCGCACGGCGCCCGTGCGGGGGATGTCCCAGCCCGACGCGATCGCGGCCTACGAGGTGCGCGACCGCACGTACCTCGCCACCGCCAACGAGGGCGACGCGCGCGACTGGCCGGGCTTCTCCGAGGAGGCCCGCGTCTCGTCCCTCACGCTGGACCCGACCGCCTTCCCGAATCGCGTCGACCTCCAGAAGAACCCCCAGCTCGGTCGCCTGAACGTCTCGAAGGTCGAGGGCGACACCGACGGGGATGGCGACGTCGACGAGCTGCACAGCTTCGGCGCCCGCTCCATGTCGATCCTGTCCGGCACCGACCTGCGGATGACCTACGACACCGGCGCCGAGCTCGAGCAGACCGCCGCGGCCTTCCAGCCCGACCTCTTCAACAGCGAGGGCACCGCCGCCACGTTCGACCAGCGCTCGGACAACAAGGGCCCCGAGCCCGAGGGCGTCGGCACCGTCGAGCTCGGCCGCCGCACCCTCGCCGTCCTCGGCGCCGAGCGCCTGGGCGCGATCTACACCTACGACCTCACCGCCGACCCCGGCCGCGCCGTCCTCGTCGGCTACTCGCCCTCGTCGGCGGGCAACGTCTCGCCCGAGGGCGTCGACACCGTCCCCGCCGACCAGTCCCCGACCGGCCGCCCGCTCGTCCTCGTCTCCTACGAGGTCAGCGGCACCGTCGGCGTGTACGAGGTCCGCGACGACCTCCCGGGCTGA